A window from Candidatus Gracilibacteria bacterium encodes these proteins:
- the xerA gene encoding site-specific tyrosine recombinase/integron integrase: protein MTDVTTLQRLITRFLEHLEVGKNRSSKTIENYHHYLQRFAEFYGDRAMANLSTSDVHAYQLFLNRFMDAREHGLGVKTQNYHLIALRAFLKYLVRMDEPSLAPEKVDLKKIPERSVDFLSREEVERLFEVVDLGKRGGLRDRAALETLYSTGLRVSELVGLNRSQVDLERREFTVRGKGKKPRIVFLSERCVKWLKLYLADRADNWEPVFISFGRNREGEELGLGEKRRLTAYSIEEMVRRAGRLAGIGKRVTPHLLRHSFATELLHNGADIRSVQEMLGHASITTTQIYTHSTNERLREVHEKFHKGGGLLACTCLISFASMGKSFTLITYISSWRTGEYLWTEKGDLRVFQHFGATRSIILSLGRLFVRLACVIQRKCESGRRQMPAQFALV from the coding sequence ATGACCGATGTGACAACTCTCCAACGCCTGATAACTCGTTTCCTCGAGCATCTTGAAGTGGGCAAGAATAGATCGTCCAAAACCATCGAGAATTATCATCATTATTTGCAACGCTTTGCGGAGTTTTATGGGGATCGGGCGATGGCGAATTTGAGCACTTCCGATGTCCATGCCTATCAACTTTTTTTGAATCGTTTTATGGACGCGCGGGAGCATGGTCTGGGGGTGAAGACTCAAAATTATCACCTGATTGCCCTGCGGGCGTTTTTGAAATATTTGGTGCGGATGGATGAACCGTCTTTGGCGCCGGAGAAAGTCGATCTTAAAAAAATTCCCGAACGCAGTGTGGATTTTTTATCACGCGAGGAAGTGGAACGGTTGTTTGAAGTGGTGGATTTAGGAAAACGGGGAGGGCTAAGGGACCGGGCGGCGCTGGAAACTTTGTATTCCACGGGACTGCGCGTTTCGGAATTGGTGGGTTTGAATCGGAGCCAAGTGGATTTGGAGCGGCGGGAATTCACCGTTCGCGGGAAGGGGAAAAAGCCGCGCATTGTTTTTTTGTCGGAGCGCTGCGTGAAATGGCTTAAGCTTTATTTGGCGGATCGGGCGGATAACTGGGAGCCGGTGTTCATCAGCTTTGGGCGAAATCGCGAGGGAGAGGAATTGGGGCTTGGCGAAAAGCGGCGGCTCACGGCGTATTCCATTGAGGAAATGGTACGGCGAGCGGGCCGTTTGGCAGGCATTGGAAAGCGCGTGACGCCCCATTTGCTGAGGCACAGTTTTGCGACGGAGCTGCTGCACAACGGCGCGGACATTCGCAGCGTGCAAGAAATGCTGGGACATGCTTCCATCACGACCACGCAGATTTACACGCACTCCACGAATGAGCGCTTGCGGGAGGTGCATGAAAAGTTTCATAAGTGAGGGGGGCTTTTGGCTTGCACTTGCTTGATATCCTTTGCTAGCATGGGAAAGTCTTTTACATTAATTACTTATATTTCATCATGGCGCACAGGCGAATACTTGTGGACGGAGAAGGGGGATTTAAGGGTCTTCCAACATTTTGGGGCAACCCGGAGCATAATCCTGAGTTTAGGGCGGCTTTTCGTGCGCCTCGCATGCGTGATCCAGAGGAAGTGCGAAAGTGGCAGGAGGCAAATGCCGGCACAATTCGCGCTAGTCTAA
- the nusA gene encoding transcription termination factor NusA has protein sequence MHQQFMAAVRQLCNEKNLPEEILMDIVKAALRTAYRKDYGNKEQNIEVEIDPKTESVTIFIVKKVVDKIEDPDSDITLEDARKLNKNIKLEEVVRMEVTPMSYGRIAAQAAKQVIIQRIQEAERDYMYELFKDRENELVNALIHRVDNNQVYVELGGTTALLPAREQIPTEQYYGGQRIKLYLDKVIKTTKGPQLLISRTHPKLVEKLMELEIPEVKAGTVMIKGVAREPGVRCKVAVASSDPQVDPIGACVGQNGVRVQNVTHELAGERIDIIPWSEDAQKYIAESLKPAKISKVELDEAAHLAKVFVTQDQRALAIGKSGQNVRLASHLTGWEIDILDTTEPASTSSTSGSGKRSKAPAGAPTEAAAPKEVVVKMVTELELADEIKEKLVAVNLEQVPQLVGLSVKDFMQVEGISKEEAQQIVDAVKHS, from the coding sequence ATGCATCAACAATTTATGGCCGCCGTCCGTCAGCTCTGCAACGAAAAGAACCTTCCCGAGGAAATCCTCATGGACATCGTGAAGGCGGCCCTGCGCACCGCGTACCGAAAAGATTACGGAAACAAGGAGCAGAACATCGAAGTGGAAATCGACCCAAAAACCGAGAGTGTGACGATTTTCATCGTTAAAAAAGTGGTGGATAAAATCGAAGACCCCGATTCCGACATCACTCTGGAAGACGCGCGAAAACTCAACAAAAACATCAAGCTTGAAGAAGTGGTTCGCATGGAAGTGACCCCAATGTCTTACGGCCGCATTGCCGCACAAGCCGCCAAACAAGTCATCATTCAACGGATCCAAGAGGCGGAACGCGATTACATGTACGAGCTCTTCAAAGACCGAGAAAACGAGTTGGTCAACGCACTCATTCACCGTGTGGACAACAATCAAGTGTATGTAGAATTGGGAGGCACCACGGCACTCTTGCCCGCGCGCGAACAAATCCCAACAGAGCAGTACTATGGAGGTCAACGCATCAAGCTCTACCTCGATAAAGTCATCAAAACCACCAAGGGGCCTCAGCTCCTCATTTCTCGAACCCATCCAAAGCTCGTAGAAAAGCTGATGGAACTGGAAATTCCGGAAGTGAAAGCGGGAACCGTCATGATCAAAGGAGTGGCTCGCGAACCCGGAGTGCGTTGTAAGGTGGCCGTAGCCTCCAGCGATCCTCAAGTGGATCCCATCGGAGCCTGTGTGGGGCAAAACGGAGTACGCGTGCAAAATGTAACGCACGAACTCGCCGGAGAACGCATCGACATCATCCCTTGGAGCGAGGACGCGCAAAAGTACATCGCCGAATCCCTGAAGCCCGCAAAAATTTCCAAAGTAGAACTCGATGAAGCCGCTCACTTGGCAAAGGTCTTTGTGACCCAAGATCAACGGGCGCTCGCCATCGGTAAAAGTGGACAAAATGTTCGTCTCGCTTCTCATCTCACAGGTTGGGAAATCGACATTCTAGACACCACCGAACCCGCAAGCACCAGCAGCACTTCAGGCAGCGGCAAAAGATCCAAAGCTCCAGCGGGAGCTCCGACCGAAGCCGCCGCACCCAAAGAAGTCGTGGTAAAAATGGTGACCGAATTGGAACTTGCCGACGAAATCAAGGAAAAACTCGTTGCCGTGAACCTCGAACAGGTGCCACAGCTCGTGGGACTTTCGGTCAAGGACTTCATGCAAGTGGAGGGCATTTCCAAGGAAGAAGCTCAGCAAATTGTGGATGCCGTGAAGCACTCC
- the recA gene encoding recombinase RecA encodes MVAKEDAGIDNRKKALELALSQIEKSFGTGSIMKLGESRHMDVETVSTGSISLDLALGGGIPKGRVIEIYGPESSGKTTLALHVIAEIQKQGGTAAFVDAEHALDPAYARKIGVDVDNLLLSQPDMGEQALEITETLVRSNAVDIIVIDSVAALVPRAEIEGEMGDAQMGLQARLMSQALRKLTGSISKSNCIVIFLNQLRMKIGVMFGNPETTTGGQALKFYASVRLDIRRIGSIEGLEAGGGDGKEQVGNRVRVKVVKNKVAPPFKTAEFDILYNRGISKEGDILDLATKYEFVRKAGAFYSYGETRLGQGRENSKDFLKENPQIITELEGMIKEKVASLA; translated from the coding sequence ATGGTAGCAAAAGAAGACGCGGGAATAGACAACCGCAAAAAGGCCCTCGAACTCGCCCTCTCCCAAATTGAAAAAAGTTTCGGGACGGGTTCCATCATGAAACTTGGAGAATCCAGGCATATGGATGTGGAAACGGTTTCCACCGGATCCATCTCTCTCGATCTCGCTCTTGGTGGAGGAATCCCCAAAGGTCGAGTGATTGAGATTTACGGACCGGAAAGTTCCGGTAAGACAACGCTCGCACTCCATGTGATTGCCGAGATTCAAAAGCAAGGAGGAACGGCAGCCTTCGTCGATGCGGAGCATGCCTTGGATCCCGCTTACGCTCGCAAAATCGGAGTGGATGTGGACAACCTCCTGCTTTCTCAACCCGACATGGGGGAACAAGCCCTGGAAATCACCGAAACTTTGGTGCGATCCAACGCGGTAGATATCATTGTGATCGATTCCGTTGCCGCCCTCGTTCCTCGGGCGGAAATTGAAGGGGAAATGGGAGACGCTCAAATGGGGCTCCAAGCCCGTCTCATGAGCCAAGCTCTACGAAAACTCACAGGATCCATCAGCAAGTCCAATTGTATCGTGATTTTCCTCAACCAGCTTCGTATGAAAATCGGAGTAATGTTTGGAAATCCAGAGACCACAACCGGAGGTCAGGCACTCAAATTCTACGCTTCCGTACGGCTCGATATCCGTCGCATCGGATCCATCGAAGGATTGGAAGCAGGTGGTGGGGATGGCAAAGAACAAGTGGGCAACCGAGTTCGTGTAAAAGTGGTGAAAAACAAGGTGGCGCCACCTTTCAAAACCGCAGAATTCGACATTCTATACAATCGAGGAATTTCGAAAGAGGGAGACATCTTGGATCTTGCCACAAAATATGAATTTGTACGCAAAGCCGGCGCTTTCTACAGCTACGGCGAGACTCGCCTTGGGCAAGGTCGTGAAAACTCCAAAGACTTCCTCAAGGAAAACCCTCAGATCATCACTGAACTCGAAGGGATGATCAAAGAAAAAGTGGCTTCTCTCGCTTAA
- the purQ gene encoding phosphoribosylformylglycinamidine synthase I: MSPRVAVLQFPGINSEYETLRALWDAGINANFFRWNQNPADLEAYDGFVIPGGFSYEDRGRSGLIASMDPIMQEIRRQAEAGKPVLGICNGAQILVESGLIPGNKNHELLMSLARNKRIKDGKVLGTGFYNENVFVRCEAPGRSVFTLDYDRMGDIEQVPVAHGEGRFTTTIPDLLEKLIENNQIVFRYCEKNGETNPDFPVNPNGAMHNAAAICNPQGNVMAIMPHPERAPTAPMPKIFSSMRAYMEARAENPSHQIPLAMPPLEFQAPSTALTDFVLPQGAHEFFVELKITDNEAGSLENALRGHGFAVKLRKWKYFELTGTPPAGTEDLLHNKNKEQLSTAIEKKPEARYYLSMEKDDIIGLKWTQALGLPTRHGILWEVLPDAGTPFDESALLSTRVFANPHAQDLFRA, translated from the coding sequence ATGAGCCCTCGCGTTGCCGTCCTCCAATTTCCGGGAATAAACTCAGAGTACGAAACCCTTCGTGCACTGTGGGATGCGGGTATCAACGCCAATTTTTTCCGTTGGAATCAAAACCCCGCCGATCTGGAAGCCTACGACGGCTTCGTGATTCCGGGAGGATTTTCATACGAAGACCGTGGACGAAGCGGACTCATCGCTTCCATGGACCCCATCATGCAAGAAATCCGTCGCCAGGCGGAAGCGGGGAAGCCCGTACTTGGAATCTGCAATGGAGCGCAAATTTTAGTGGAAAGCGGCCTCATTCCGGGAAATAAAAATCACGAACTCCTCATGTCTTTGGCTCGCAATAAACGGATCAAAGATGGCAAAGTCCTCGGCACCGGCTTTTACAACGAGAATGTTTTTGTGCGCTGCGAAGCCCCGGGCCGTTCGGTCTTCACCCTCGATTACGATCGGATGGGAGACATCGAACAAGTGCCGGTGGCTCACGGGGAAGGGCGTTTCACTACCACCATTCCGGATCTTTTGGAAAAACTCATCGAAAACAACCAAATCGTATTCCGTTATTGTGAAAAAAATGGAGAAACCAATCCGGACTTTCCGGTGAATCCAAATGGCGCCATGCACAACGCCGCCGCCATCTGTAATCCACAAGGAAATGTCATGGCCATCATGCCCCACCCGGAGCGCGCGCCCACGGCACCCATGCCCAAAATTTTCAGTTCCATGCGCGCATACATGGAAGCCCGCGCGGAAAATCCCTCTCACCAAATTCCCCTGGCCATGCCACCGCTTGAATTTCAAGCGCCCTCCACTGCTCTCACAGACTTCGTCCTTCCTCAGGGCGCGCACGAATTTTTTGTGGAACTCAAAATCACCGACAACGAGGCCGGCTCTTTAGAAAACGCGCTCCGCGGTCATGGTTTTGCCGTGAAGCTTCGCAAATGGAAATATTTTGAGCTCACCGGAACCCCGCCCGCCGGCACCGAAGATCTTCTTCATAATAAAAACAAGGAGCAGCTCAGCACCGCCATAGAAAAAAAACCGGAGGCCCGCTACTACCTTTCCATGGAAAAAGACGACATCATCGGTCTCAAATGGACTCAAGCGCTCGGCCTTCCGACCCGCCACGGAATCCTTTGGGAGGTCCTCCCCGACGCCGGCACTCCCTTCGATGAATCCGCCCTCCTTTCCACTCGCGTCTTCGCTAATCCCCACGCCCAGGACTTGTTCCGCGCTTAA
- a CDS encoding ATP-binding cassette domain-containing protein → MIEFKNATKKYGDRLVLDNVSLQIQGGAWAWLTGASGAGKTTLIHALIGAIPLSSGEITVDGYAVTKFNQKALQEYRRKLGIVFQDYKLLPKKTVYENIAFAMEVCGYSENQIAERVPEILEKVNLSQARHHFPYMLSGGEKQRTAIARALIHEPRLIIADEPTGNLDPQSALEIVHLFQKLHTEGATVIFATHNLTLIDHFKKDQIHVEGGRVSLSSSGSAKVFILTKCMQRPVQLNTKAGVLYAKRLSGFQAGFPMELKLLNGCPLSRG, encoded by the coding sequence ATGATCGAGTTCAAAAACGCCACCAAAAAATACGGAGATCGCCTGGTTTTGGACAATGTGAGCCTTCAAATTCAAGGTGGAGCGTGGGCGTGGCTCACGGGAGCCTCCGGAGCGGGGAAAACAACTCTCATTCACGCGTTGATCGGGGCCATCCCGCTCTCCAGCGGAGAAATCACGGTGGACGGATACGCGGTCACAAAATTCAACCAAAAAGCGCTTCAAGAATACCGCCGCAAGCTGGGCATCGTTTTCCAGGATTACAAACTTCTCCCCAAAAAAACCGTGTATGAAAACATTGCGTTTGCCATGGAAGTTTGCGGTTACAGTGAGAATCAAATCGCCGAACGAGTGCCTGAAATTTTAGAAAAAGTGAATCTTTCTCAAGCCCGCCACCATTTTCCCTACATGCTTTCGGGAGGTGAAAAACAACGCACCGCCATTGCCCGCGCCCTCATCCACGAGCCCCGTCTCATCATCGCCGACGAGCCCACCGGAAACCTCGACCCCCAAAGCGCCCTCGAAATCGTGCATCTTTTCCAAAAACTCCACACCGAAGGTGCCACCGTCATCTTTGCCACCCACAACCTCACCCTCATCGACCACTTCAAAAAAGATCAAATCCATGTGGAAGGCGGGAGGGTGTCTTTAAGCAGCTCTTGAAGCGCGAAGGTCTTCATTTTGACGAAGTGCATGCAGCGCCCTGTTCAGCTGAACACGAAGGCTGGAGTGCTTTACGCCAAGCGCCTGAGCGGCTTCCAGGCCGGTTTTCCCATGGAGTTGAAGCTCTTGAACGGCTGCCCTCTGAGCAGAGGGTAA
- the purL gene encoding phosphoribosylformylglycinamidine synthase subunit PurL yields the protein MASPSNGLDFAAMSDEEILRVLSENKIGLTPEEARKVQAILARPPTLTEAIVWGIQGSEHCSYRSSKKHLRTLPIQASNVMLGVGEDAGIVHFALDKQHRSYGVILGHESHNHPSQVVPFEGAATGIGGMVRDIIVMGGRAVAVADPLRFGQIDRTLSRQIANGVVEGIAGYGNPLGVPNLAGDTYFDESFNDNCLVNVVCLGALREDEIIHSFVPPDAVGWDIIVVGKPTDQSGMGGAAFASLQLKEEDKEANKGAVQEPNPFLERHIAESTYTLFKKLQESGDLDKVSFKDMGAGGIVCASVEQVERAGLGAEIDLALVHTTSKDLPPAVVACAETQERFCWICHPSLTERILDHYNKEWDLPGVSVGASASLVGKVTVGNYRVRFGDEVLVDAPAAQVTEGVQYDRAFSEPERHFPEPSAEERAAQNTPEALQENFLKILGSENIASRLPIFENYDKVVQGQTVFEPGMADAGLLQPFRNREEAPEIHKVGAALSVDSNPRYGRISPYWAGVNAVVEGMRNVAAVGATPWAVTDCLNFGNPENPEQMWELVESIRGIKEALEGVGHLDYKGEPVPVVSGNVSLYNFSQSGSIAPSPIIGTLGRIEDTDLAVTMQFKQPKSRIYLIGKRKEELGGSEYYKQLGFLGMNVPKPDFKQVEQELRTMVMAVDRSAVLACHDISDGGLAITLAEMMAGGRGEGEYGLSIDLSKCGETPLDTLLFSETGGFVVEVSEDDASHFEGICARFKVEPLWIGATGTAQAFSIFNKGELVFSLPKSLVVDTWLNGLRNKLNPGALALPSSNFRE from the coding sequence ATGGCTTCCCCCTCAAATGGTCTCGATTTTGCCGCCATGTCGGACGAGGAAATTTTGCGCGTGCTTTCTGAAAATAAAATTGGACTCACACCGGAGGAAGCAAGAAAGGTCCAAGCGATTTTAGCCCGCCCGCCAACGCTCACCGAAGCGATTGTGTGGGGAATTCAAGGAAGCGAACACTGCTCCTACCGAAGCAGCAAAAAACACCTCCGCACCCTGCCCATTCAGGCATCCAATGTCATGTTGGGAGTTGGAGAAGACGCCGGAATTGTCCACTTTGCTCTCGATAAACAGCACCGAAGTTATGGAGTTATTTTGGGTCACGAATCGCACAATCACCCCTCGCAAGTGGTGCCTTTTGAAGGCGCCGCAACCGGAATTGGAGGAATGGTGCGGGACATTATTGTGATGGGAGGCCGCGCGGTGGCCGTGGCCGATCCGCTGCGGTTTGGACAAATAGACAGAACCCTGAGTAGACAAATCGCCAACGGAGTCGTGGAGGGAATTGCGGGCTACGGAAATCCACTGGGAGTTCCCAATCTTGCGGGAGACACTTATTTTGACGAATCCTTCAACGACAATTGTTTGGTGAATGTGGTTTGTCTGGGGGCATTACGGGAAGACGAAATCATTCATTCCTTTGTTCCCCCGGATGCAGTGGGCTGGGATATTATTGTGGTTGGAAAACCCACGGATCAATCCGGAATGGGCGGTGCCGCTTTCGCCTCGCTCCAGCTCAAAGAAGAAGACAAGGAGGCGAACAAAGGCGCGGTGCAAGAGCCCAATCCCTTCCTCGAGCGCCACATCGCGGAGTCCACCTATACCCTCTTTAAAAAACTGCAAGAATCGGGCGACCTCGACAAAGTGAGCTTCAAGGATATGGGCGCCGGCGGCATTGTGTGTGCCTCCGTGGAACAAGTGGAGCGAGCGGGACTTGGAGCGGAAATTGATCTCGCGCTTGTGCACACCACCTCCAAAGATTTGCCCCCCGCAGTGGTGGCCTGTGCCGAAACGCAAGAGCGCTTCTGCTGGATTTGCCACCCCTCGCTGACAGAAAGAATTTTGGATCACTACAATAAAGAATGGGATCTCCCCGGTGTTTCAGTGGGAGCCAGCGCCAGTTTGGTGGGGAAGGTGACAGTGGGGAATTATCGAGTGCGTTTTGGAGACGAAGTTTTAGTCGATGCGCCGGCGGCGCAAGTCACCGAAGGCGTGCAGTACGATAGAGCTTTTTCCGAACCGGAGCGCCATTTTCCCGAGCCAAGCGCAGAGGAAAGGGCCGCTCAAAACACACCCGAAGCCCTTCAAGAAAATTTCCTTAAAATTTTGGGCAGCGAAAACATCGCCTCCCGCCTGCCCATTTTTGAGAACTACGACAAAGTGGTGCAAGGGCAAACGGTTTTTGAACCGGGCATGGCGGACGCAGGCTTGCTCCAGCCCTTCCGCAACCGTGAAGAAGCACCGGAAATCCACAAAGTGGGCGCCGCACTCAGTGTGGACAGCAACCCTCGCTACGGAAGAATTTCTCCCTACTGGGCCGGAGTGAACGCCGTGGTGGAAGGCATGCGCAATGTGGCCGCCGTCGGGGCAACGCCCTGGGCCGTCACCGACTGTCTCAATTTTGGAAATCCCGAAAATCCCGAGCAAATGTGGGAACTCGTGGAAAGCATTCGCGGCATCAAGGAAGCGCTGGAGGGAGTGGGTCATTTGGATTATAAAGGAGAGCCCGTGCCCGTGGTTTCGGGAAATGTCTCCCTCTACAATTTCTCTCAAAGTGGAAGCATCGCACCTTCTCCAATCATCGGAACCTTGGGGCGAATCGAAGACACCGATTTAGCGGTGACCATGCAGTTCAAGCAGCCCAAAAGCCGAATCTATTTGATCGGAAAACGAAAAGAAGAATTGGGCGGAAGTGAGTACTACAAACAGCTGGGATTTTTGGGAATGAACGTGCCCAAGCCCGACTTCAAACAAGTGGAACAGGAACTCAGAACCATGGTTATGGCGGTGGACCGCAGCGCGGTCCTTGCGTGTCACGACATTTCAGATGGAGGCTTAGCCATCACGCTGGCGGAGATGATGGCCGGCGGTCGTGGAGAAGGAGAATATGGACTCAGCATCGATTTGAGCAAGTGTGGTGAAACCCCTCTCGACACCCTGCTTTTCAGCGAAACCGGAGGTTTTGTGGTGGAAGTTTCCGAGGATGACGCCAGCCATTTCGAAGGCATTTGTGCCCGATTTAAAGTGGAGCCTCTATGGATCGGAGCCACGGGCACCGCTCAAGCCTTTTCTATTTTCAATAAAGGAGAACTTGTATTCAGCCTCCCCAAAAGCTTAGTGGTGGACACTTGGCTGAACGGACTTCGTAACAAATTAAATCCATGAGCCCTCGCGTTGCCGTCCTCCAATTTCCGGGAATAA
- a CDS encoding regulatory protein RecX gives MEDPIYRKLMEYALRALARRAHTGSELREKILKKPIATPELAEKVLARLEELGLINDQNFIRNTIEASTRTKPQGPFKLAARLQQKGIPVKATQEAWNAMELSERDLASQALTQAQKRFTKVPLEKLYQKRAQFLASRGFSAEIVFELAKTGAKQ, from the coding sequence ATGGAAGACCCCATTTACCGAAAACTCATGGAATACGCCCTCCGAGCTCTCGCTCGGAGGGCTCACACCGGCAGTGAGCTCAGGGAAAAAATTTTAAAAAAGCCCATCGCAACTCCGGAACTCGCAGAAAAAGTCTTGGCTAGACTTGAGGAACTCGGCCTCATCAACGACCAAAATTTCATCCGCAACACCATAGAAGCCTCAACGCGCACCAAACCTCAAGGCCCCTTCAAACTGGCCGCCCGTCTGCAGCAAAAAGGCATCCCGGTAAAAGCGACTCAAGAAGCATGGAATGCCATGGAACTCTCGGAGCGAGACCTGGCCTCTCAAGCCCTTACTCAGGCTCAAAAGCGCTTCACCAAAGTCCCACTCGAAAAGCTCTACCAAAAGCGAGCGCAATTCCTGGCCTCCCGCGGCTTCTCTGCAGAAATCGTTTTTGAACTTGCGAAAACCGGAGCAAAACAGTAA